A single genomic interval of Acetobacteraceae bacterium harbors:
- the lgt gene encoding prolipoprotein diacylglyceryl transferase has translation MTESALHFPHIDPVAFHLGPLSVHWYALAYIFSIYIGWKIATHLAALPPQSATREQMDDFVFWAMIGVVLGGRLGYVLFYQPRYYLTHPAAILQVWNGGMSFHGGALGVILTLAIFSWRNGLDFLAFSDRIVPVVPIGLGLGRCANFINGELWGRPVAHHLPWAMIFPDAGPLPRHPSELYEALTEGVMLLTVMLWAVRNPWVRARFGFLSSLFLLGYAVARSFCEIFREPDAFIGYLPFGVTMGQVLSIPMAVAGIGLIIYAMRHPRGTSMMAGGGDHG, from the coding sequence ATGACTGAAAGCGCCCTGCATTTTCCGCATATTGACCCGGTCGCTTTTCATCTGGGACCTCTCAGCGTGCACTGGTATGCGTTGGCTTATATCTTCTCCATCTATATTGGCTGGAAGATCGCGACCCATCTGGCAGCCCTCCCGCCCCAATCCGCGACGCGGGAGCAGATGGATGATTTCGTCTTCTGGGCCATGATTGGCGTTGTTCTGGGCGGACGCCTCGGCTACGTGCTGTTCTATCAGCCAAGATATTACCTGACCCACCCTGCGGCGATCCTTCAAGTCTGGAATGGTGGGATGTCGTTTCATGGGGGCGCGCTGGGCGTCATACTGACATTGGCCATTTTCTCCTGGCGGAATGGCCTCGATTTTCTGGCATTTTCCGACCGCATTGTGCCCGTTGTGCCGATCGGCCTCGGATTGGGACGCTGCGCCAACTTCATCAATGGAGAGCTCTGGGGGCGGCCCGTAGCGCATCACCTCCCATGGGCCATGATTTTTCCCGATGCGGGTCCGCTGCCGCGTCATCCGTCCGAACTATATGAGGCGCTGACGGAGGGGGTGATGCTCCTCACCGTGATGCTCTGGGCGGTCAGAAACCCCTGGGTGCGGGCGCGATTTGGTTTTTTGTCAAGCCTTTTCCTACTCGGTTACGCGGTGGCGCGTAGTTTCTGTGAAATATTCCGGGAGCCGGATGCTTTCATCGGCTATCTGCCTTTCGGGGTGACAATGGGGCAGGTCCTTTCCATACCCATGGCCGTCGCCGGGATCGGCCTCATTATTTACGCCATGCGGCACCCGCGCGGGACTTCCATGATGGCGGGAGGCGGCGATCATGGTTAA